In the genome of Cyclopterus lumpus isolate fCycLum1 chromosome 19, fCycLum1.pri, whole genome shotgun sequence, the window tttgtttttgtagatAGCATAAAGAACAGGTTGGACCTATGTCAGCAAAATTGCAATGTAATTATAGAGCAAAACCCTCAATCATAGGAAAGATCAGAAATGTAACTTATTTCTTTATCCCAAAACAGGAGACTCAACAGGATATCCAGTACCTACAGTACTGCAGACTTTGCCAAGGGTACAAGGCCCCCAGGTCCCACCATTGTCGCAAGTGTAACAGGTAGCTCCATTTATTTTACGAAAGTAAGAGTATGTTGTCACTCATCTGTGTGAGATGGACTTAAAGAAGATAAAAGCGCACAGAGACACCACTACTTAAGCTAGGAAATCACTGAGTTATTTCTGGCACACCAAGCTGCAGCTGGCTTGTGCATGTACTTGAATTTGCTGCGCATGCAGTGCTGTAAGATCTCAATCCAGCACTCCATAGGCTGCAGAAAGACGCATCACATAATCTATTATGTGATGTATGTGATAGATTAATCTATTTTTGGAAAGAGCCTGTCACTCTTTGTCCTCCCAAACAACCAGTCAATTGCCCCGAcactcctcctctgcctcctctcccccaGGTGCGTGATGAAGATGGACCACCATTGTCCCTGGATCAACAACTGCTGCGGACACCTGAACCACGCCTACTTCACCAGCTTCTTGCTGCTGGCTCCAATGGGCTGCTCACACGCCGCCATCATCTTCATTATGACCATGTACACGCAGCTATATGAGAGGGTCAGTCGTCTCCCTACCCCACCACACCATGCTTTTGGACGGCCCATTACCACCACAGCTTTTATCATTTGATACGGATGTTAACGCATGTCAAGCGGTTTTCTTTTCCCTCACTGCAGATATCATTTGGGTGGAGCACTGTGAAGATTGATATGAGCGCTGTGCGTAAATTCCAGCCCCTCATGCCATTCAGTGTGCCCGCCTTTGCTGCCACACTCTTTGCCTTAGGCTTGGCGCTGGGCACCACTATTGCCGTTGGCATGCTTTTCTTCATACAGGTATGTTTTTTCATTGGGGTTTACAATTTACACAAGCTGTTGGCTTTGTTGGTTATTTAACGTTGCCGTTTCAGCATTAGCACTTCAAAGCCAACCATTTATTATATTGAAATAGTCTGTCCTTTTCAGATGAAAGTCATCCTTCGAAATAAGACCTCGATCGAGTCCTGGATCGAGGAAAAGGTCAggatgacttttttttattttttattatttgatctACAAAAGATAATCCAGGATCTCAAAGTGCTATTTGTTATCCACACAATATTAAGGGATTTATAATTAACATGTTTTGAACACTTCATTGTCAAAGTGCTGTGAATAAAGTAAAGGTCAGTTTTATGACTAATTCACACATGTTCCAGGATCATGTGTTGCACAATATAGCGTGCTGATTACAGAAACTTGACACCACTCCGCCTACACAATCCCattaacacacgcacacaaccattCTCTTCTACCAGGCCAAAGACAGAATACAGCACTACCAAACAGGGGAGGACTTCACCTTCCCTTACGACCTCGGCACCCGCTGGCTGAACTTCAAGCAAGTCTTCACTTGGACAGGGACGCCCAAGGGTGATGGCATTGAATGGCCAGTCCATCCCAAGTGTCACCAGCACACCTTAACTGTAAGttaagtttgttgttgttgtttggcgGATCATTTGGGTAATGCATTCAATTTGCTGTTTTGGATTTTTCTGTTACGGTTCTTCTTTGTATGTTGAAGGATAAGTTATCTTTCA includes:
- the zdhhc6 gene encoding palmitoyltransferase ZDHHC6 isoform X1; the protein is MNFLSTFVTFQNLHEVRRLCHWGPIIALSVIAICSTMAILDSIIWYWPLDTTGGSINFIMLLNWTVLILYNYFNAMFVGPGYILHGWKPETQQDIQYLQYCRLCQGYKAPRSHHCRKCNRCVMKMDHHCPWINNCCGHLNHAYFTSFLLLAPMGCSHAAIIFIMTMYTQLYERISFGWSTVKIDMSAVRKFQPLMPFSVPAFAATLFALGLALGTTIAVGMLFFIQMKVILRNKTSIESWIEEKAKDRIQHYQTGEDFTFPYDLGTRWLNFKQVFTWTGTPKGDGIEWPVHPKCHQHTLTIEQLKQKADKRVRSQVQYQAVEDYNGACCPLSKGIQTFFRTPCTEEPRIPLNKGDTILATRGTKWWMYGDKVLNEGHMREGERVRGWFPRRCVEKCHYDTAASDSTSDKKAN
- the zdhhc6 gene encoding palmitoyltransferase ZDHHC6 isoform X2; this translates as MNFLSTFVTFQNLHEVRRLCHWGPIIALSVIAICSTMAILDSIIWYWPLDTTGGSINFIMLLNWTVLILYNYFNAMFVGPGYILHGWKPETQQDIQYLQYCRLCQGYKAPRSHHCRKCNRCVMKMDHHCPWINNCCGHLNHAYFTSFLLLAPMGCSHAAIIFIMTMYTQLYERISFGWSTVKIDMSAVRKFQPLMPFSVPAFAATLFALGLALGTTIAVGMLFFIQMKVILRNKTSIESWIEEKAKDRIQHYQTGEDFTFPYDLGTRWLNFKQVFTWTGTPKGDGIEWPVHPKCHQHTLTIEQLKQKADKRVRSVQYQAVEDYNGACCPLSKGIQTFFRTPCTEEPRIPLNKGDTILATRGTKWWMYGDKVLNEGHMREGERVRGWFPRRCVEKCHYDTAASDSTSDKKAN